TCCAACTTCAGCTTGGCACCCTCCAGCTGCACCTGAAATACATGCATTATTCGCAACAACCATTCCAAATGCTCCTGCTGTAAATAAAAATTCAATCATTTCTTCACGTGTTGGTTGTAACTTTTCTTTCAATGCAAAAAGTACACCTGGAACTGTTCCAGCAGACCCAGCTGTTGGTGTTGCACAAATAATTCCCATCGCCGCATTGACTTCATTTGTTGCAACAGCTTTGCTCACTGCATCTAAAATCGTATGTCCCGATAGACCTTTTCCGCTCTTTATATACTCTTGTACCTTCACAGCATCACCTCCTGTTAAACCAGTTGGTGATTTCACACCGCGAATTCCTCGTTCTACTGCTTGCTCCATTACTACTAAATTCTTTTCCATTCCAGCGATTACTTCTTCACGAGAAATTCTTCTTGTTTCCATTTCACATTGAATCATGATTTCTGCAATTTTTACATTTTGTTCTTTAGCTTGCGCCACTAGTTCCGCTGCATTCCGAAACATGGTGTGTCCCCCCTGCAATTAGTCCATAATCGTTACTTGACAAATATTAGATTGTTCTTTTATCTCTTCAATCACTTCATTTTCCAATGCCTCATCTGTTTCAATAACCATAAGCGCTTTTCTTCCTTTTTCCTTACGTGAAACGCTCATTGTACTAATATTAATTTCATGCTTTGCAAGTATAGAAGCTACAGATGCAATGGCTCCAAAACGGTCGTTATTCACAATGAGAAGCGCAGGACTCGTTCCGGATAGTTGTAAATCAAATCCATTTAATTCAACAACTTCAATCTTCCCGCCACCAATTGAACAAGCCACCACTTCAATTTCTTCTTCACCTTTGTATAAACGAATTCGAGCGGTATTCGGATGCGGTGCATTCGCTTCTTCTTCAATAAAGTCAATTTCAATTCCGCGCTCCTTTGCAATCTCTAGCGAATTAGGAATTCTTACATCGTCGGTTTCAAAGCCAAGAATTCCTCCAATTAGCGCTACATCTGTTCCGTGACCACGGTATGTCTTAGCAAATGAACCGTATAAAGAAATAATAATTCTTTCTGGTTCTTGTCGAAAAAGCTGACGAGCAACTTGCCCCATTCTTGCTGCGCCTGCTGTATGTGAACTTGATGGCCCAATCATAACTGGACCGATAATATCGAATACTGAGCGATACTTCATCATAATTCCCCCTAAGCATCTATGAAAAATGATTTACTACTATTCTATTAAGCTGCTGCATCTGTTGCTTTCCCAGCCGTACCACGAATTTGTTCCGCTGTACGAATTGGATAGTTTTTAAATAAAAGTGAACCAATATAACCTGATATAAGACCAGATACCATAATACATAAGAAACATATCGTTACTTTCATAGGATCATTAAACCCATACATCACCATCAGACCAGCAATTGGTGTTGCCGTCCCTGTAGCGTTATTTACAAGCTCGAACATTGAAATAATAATCCCCGCTACTGCACCACCGATAAAGTTCGTTACATACACTGGAATTGGATTTGCAGAAATTAAATCTGCTTGTGTTAATGGTTCAATTGCTACCGCAATTGTCGTACGTTTATCCCCAAACTTCATTCGTTTAAAGAATACATAGTTCATAAAAGAAGAACTCGTGACCGCAAGTGCCCCTATTGCCATTGGCAATCCTGTTAATCCAAGAAGTGCAGTTAATGCCATTGAACTCAGTGGTGCTGTTGCAACAACTGTAATAATACCACCTAAAATAATTCCCATAATAATTGGATTCGCATTCGTTGACGACGTAATAACCCCGCCAATTTGCTTTAATGTTGCTGTTACAATCGGATCCATCCCTTGTGCAATAAGTCTTGTTAATGGTGCTGCAATAACAATACAGGCAATTAAATCTAATCCTTCTGGCACACGTTTTTCAATTTGTTTTACTAAAAATGATATAAGATAACCAGCGATAAACCCTGGTAACAATCCAAACTTTAACACAGAAGCCCCGACAAGCATAGCATAAACAGGTGATACACCCATCGCTAATGCAACAAGTGTTGCACCCGCAACCCCTCCTAGGTTACCAGATGATTTCCCAACTTCTTTCAAAAAGTCAATTCCTAGTAGATCTCCACCAACATATAATTGAAATGCTTCAACTAAGAAACTCGCAACAGCGGCGCTTGCTAAAGCTCCCATTGCTTTCATACCATTTGGTGCTTTAAAACTAAAGAGTGAGAAAAGACTTAATACAAATAGTAATAGTACAGTTCCTTTAATAATCTCCATGTTGCCCTCTCCTTTAGTCAATTTCGTTTCGTTACGAAAAATGGCTAAAATGCACGATGTAACTCACGATAAATTGTGATTTGCCCTCATTATAGCTCGTTTTTTTGAAACGCTTACTTTTGTTGAATTTTTAAATTTCTGAATTGGTGTTAATCTCTTTCTATTGTATCAATTATATATCTAATTATTTATATAACAGTTTTTCAAATCGAATAACATTCTGCACTTCTTTACAGAATATCCTAACATTTTAACATCACTGTACCATATAATAAAACTATTTAATGATAACAGCTTTACCAATATATAGATTAAAAAAATTTTTTCAAAATGAAACAATGGCAATTTTTTATTGCCATTGTTTGAAAAATGTTATCTTTCTACTGGAAATGACTTCAAGTCCATCGCTATTTCTGTATGGGCAAATACAGCTTTTGCTTCTCGCAACAACTCCTTATACATATCGCCTTGATAACGTGAACTAATATGTGTCAATATTAAACGCTTCACGTTTGCTTCTAGGGCAATGCGTGCCGCCTGCTCAGTTGTGGAATGAAAATAATCATGAGCCTGGGTTTGATCCGCTGCTGCAAATGTCGCCTCATGTACAAGTACATCAGCATCTTGGGCAAGAATTCTACTCGCATCACAATAACGAGTATCTCCTAAAATGGTAATAATTCTTCCTTTTTGCGGAGGCCCAATAAAGTCCTTCCCATCTAACACTCTTCCGTCTTCTAATTCAACAATCTCTCCATCTTTTAAACGTTTAAAAATCGGACCTGGTTTCACATTAGCTTCTCGTAACTTCTCTACAAGAAGAGGGCCTTGTATATCTTTCTCAACAATTCGGTATCCAAAACATTCAATCCCATGTGACAGTCTCTTTGTTTCGACATAAAATTGTTTGTCTTCAAAGACAATACCCTCTTCAGTAATTTCTACAATTTCAAGCGGGTATTTCACATGTGTTGTACTCACGGATAAAGCCACTTCAATAAACTGTTCAATTCCTTTTGGGCCATATACCGTTAACGGCGTTGTTCCTCCTTGAAAAGAACGACTTCCTAATAAACCTGGTAATCCAAAAATATGATCGCCATGTAAATGCGTAATAAATATTTTTTCAATCCGACGTGGACGTACAGATGTATGTAAAATTTGATGTTGCGTTGCTTCACCACAATCAAATAGCCATGTCCCTCCCCTTTCTTCCAATAACTGCAAAGCGATAGCTGAAACATTTCTTCCTTTTGAAGGAACACCTGCACCAGTTCCTAAAAACACAAATTCCACTTTCTTTCCTCCAGCTCTTTATATAGTCTATCTTTCATCTTACGGAATGTTATGTAAAATGGCAAATGTAATCTCCTTAACAAGCTATCTAGACATCTATATAATACGAACAATACGAAATGAATTTTTGTAAATTGTTCGTATTTTATGATAAAATAATTGTATAAAAAATAAAGGGAGCGTCTTATTATGAAAGAAGTATTTCGTTTACAAACTGATTTTTCGTCTTCATTTGATCGTTGGGTAAGCTCATTTGTTTCTAATTATCCGACCCAGCTGAAATGGTCAACTTTAAAGGAATTAATCCATGAATATACATCATCGCATACGAATCAAACGGTACCGGAATACATCTCTTCCTCTATCACATATTATGCACAACGTATTTCAACAGCAAACAATACAGAGATTATTATTTATACAAATCCTACAATCTCATAATCTCTAAAGTAAGAAAGCACCCAAATAGGTGCTTCCTTACTCATTTCATATACCCATTTCCTGTTATATATATTTCTCAGTCAAATCATCAAAGGACATCCTATTCTCTTCTGCCCCATTTATCAACTATTCATATCATTTCCCATCCACTCTATAAAAAATATGTCCGTTTCAATATGAATAATAAATCTCCTATTGGTCATTTTAAAAACATACTACCATGAAGGAGGAAGAGCCATGAAAAAGCTTAAAATATGTTCCATTATTTCACTAGCAACCATCTCACTCTTTGGCTGTGCTGGAAATCAAAAAGATAACGCTTTAGATAATCGAGATCACGATAACATTCGAAATGTTAGATACGAAGGAAATCAAACAGATCTTCAAAGGGGAAGAAATGTTCCAAATGATATAACAAATAATGACACACGACTGCACATAGCCAATAAGGCAGCAGACCGCATTGTGGAGCTAAAAGAAATCGACACAGCAAATGTAATTGTTACAAATAGAAACGCCTACGTTGCTGTTGTTTTACGAAATCATGTAAAAGGGGAACTCACAAGAGAATTAGAAAAAAGAGTTGCTGATCAAGTAAGAGCAATTGATCCAAATATTCGTTATGTCTTTGTTTCTTCAAACCCTGATTTCGTTAATCGCATGAGGGATTATGCTGCCAAAATTGATCAAGGGAAACCCGTAAGAGGACTAATTGAGGAATTTAATGAAACGGTTCGAAGAGTATTTCCAAACTCTCGCTAAAGAAAAAAGTGTCATGATGCTTATATGTAATCATGGCACTTTCTATAGAAATTTATTTTCTAATCTTTGTTGGAACGATTTCTCTTGTTTGCGTAACAATTGACTCCCTCGTTGTAACAGCGGCGTTCCATACTTATCATTAATTTGTTCGATAACGGCTAATAACGGCTCTTCTTTTGCATCTTGCTCAAATGAGAATAAATCTAATTGCTTGACCGATTCCGTTTTCCATTCTAGTTCAGTCGCTGTAACACCGAGTAAACGAATAGAATCACCATTCCAATGCTGTTTCCATAAACGAGAAGCTGCTTGAAATATATCGCGCTCTTCCCAAACTGCATTTTTTAATTGTTTACTTCGCGTGATTGTACGCCTATCATAATATTTAATTATAATTTGAATATTGTAGCTAACGAGCGTACGTTTTTGTAATCTACTGCTTACCGATTTTGATAATTTCTTCAGCATATCAAGCAATTCCTTCTCTTCATCCATATCCTTTGAAAAAGTCATTGAATTTCCAACGCTTTTATGTTGCCCTATTTGATTTGGATCAACCTTTCGATCATCGATACCTTTTGCTCGTTTTTGTAAGTCAACACCATGCTTTCCAAGCTTCGCACGAATAATATGTTCGTCTCCCTTTGCTAACTGTTCAATCGTATATATATGAATTTCATTTAATTTCTCTGCTGTTTTCTTCCCAATTCCATGCATACTTTCAACGGAACGTGGCCAAAGCATGTACGGAATATCTCGCTTGCGCAGCACTGTAATACCGAGCGGCTTTTGCATATCAGAAGCTGTTTTCGCAAGAAAGAGATTTGGTGCTATCCCGATGCTACATGGAAGTTGCAATTCTGTTACTAATGTCTGTTGAATCATTTTTGCAATTTCAATTGGCGTACCAAGCGCATAGCAATCTGTAATGTCTAAATATCCTTCATCTATCGATACCGGTTGGATTTTCTCTGTGAAACGAGAGAGAATTTGAAACATCTGAAAAGAAGCTTCTCGATATAATGTAAAATTCGGCTGCTTCACAATTAAATGGGGACATAACTTCTTTGCTTCCCAAAGTTGCATCGTTGTACGTATCCCGTATTCTCTCGCTTCATAGCTGCATGTCACAATAATTCCTTTTCGCTCTTTTTCATTTCCTGCAATTGCTAGCGGTTTTCCTTTTAACGATGGATCATGTGCAATTTCAACCGATGCGAAAAAACAATTCATGTCAACATGTAAAATAACATGTCCATTTTTCGGATACATTTCTCGCATATTATCCACCTCACAAAGAACATTTGTTCTTTTATTATATCAGATTTATTTACAATAGTGGTATGGTCTCGTAAAAATTTGTTCTTTTTTCTATCTCTTATCCATAACTATACTAAAAAAGAAATAACAATAAAAAACGTGCAAACCCATGACGGATTTACACGTTGTTTGATTGTTATTTTGCTACTTCTTCAATAATAGCAACAACTAATTCAGCTGTTTTTGTAAGTTCTTCAACAGGAATTTTTTCGTTTGTTGTATGAATTTCCTCATACCCTACTGCTAAGTTCACGGTTGGGATACCATGTCCAGCAATTACATTTGCATCACTTCCGCCACCACTTTGATGAAGAGATGGTGTACGGCCAATTTTTTCAGCTGCACGTTTTGCTACTTCTACGACATGATCGCCATCAGCAAATTTAAACCCTGGATACATGACTTTTACTTCTACTTCTGCTTGACCACCCATTTCTTGTGCAGTAGTTTCAAATGCTTCTTTCATTTTCGCAACTTGTGCTTGCATTTTTTCTTCTACTAGAGAACGTGCTTCCGCAAAAATTTGCACATGGTCACAAACGATATTTGTTTGTGTTCCCCCTTCGAACCGACCGATATTTGCAGTTGTTTCAGAATCAATGCGTCCAAGTGGCATTTTGGCAATTGCTTTTGCTGCAATTGTAATAGCAGATACGCCTTTTTCTGGCGCTACACCAGCATGTGCTGTTTTCCCACGAATAATTGCATTTACTTTTGCTTGCGTTGGCGCTGCGACTACAATTTCACCAACTTTTCCATCGCTATCTAACGCATAACCATATTTCGCTGTAATGCGTTCGCGTTCTAATGCTTTTGCACCGACAAGACCTGATTCTTCACCAACTGTAATAATAAACTCAATTTTCCCATGCGGAATATTCTTTTCTTTTAAAACGCGGATTGCTTCAAACATCGCTGCTAATCCCGCTTTATCATCTGACCCTAAAATTGTAGTACCATCAGATACAATATACCCATCTTTAATAGAAGGTTTAATTCCTTTTCCCGGAACTACTGTATCCATATGAGAAGTAAAATAAATTGTATCTACGTCTTCTTTTGTTGCTGGTAACGTACAAATTAGATTACCTGCCCCATGTCCCGTTGCATCCATTGTATCGTCTTCAAATACTTCAACACCTAAAGCGGTAAATTTCTCTGTTAACACTTTGCAAATTTCCGCCTCAAATTTCGTTTCAGAATCTACTTGTACTAATTCCATAAATTCATTGACTAAACGTTCTTGATTAATCATAAAACTGCGCCTCCTGCACTACCATTATGTATGTACACTATTCATTATAACAGAATTTCGCGAAATTTTCGAAATACATGACAAAAAACAGATGGTTCGTACATCTATATAACCATCTGTTTACTTTGACTCATTTAAAAGAACCCATCGCATATGATCTTCCCACACTCCATTGACCATTAACATTTTTCGAGATACACCTTCATATTGAAATCCAAGTTTTGTGACAACTTGAATCGATGCTAAATTTCGAGGCATAATTGGCGCTTCGATTCGATGTAAACGAGCTTCTTGAAAAGCTACCTCAATTGCCTTTCTAAGTGCTTCTGTTGTATATCCTTTATTCAATTCATCCTTATCTAACTTATAGCCAAGAACACATGATTGATAAACACCTCTCACAATTAAATTGAACGAAATACAGCCAATAATATTTGTATCATCCTCTTTTTTAAATATCCATAGCCGGATCATTTTCCCCTCTGCTACTTCTTTTCTATCTTTTTTAAGTCGCTTTATTTGATACTCTAATGTAAAAAAATCATCTGGTCTATATTCTTCCCATGCTTTTAAAAAGTCGCGATTTTTGTCGTAATATTGAAGAACTTGCTTTGCATACGACTCGTCAATTTCCCTTAATTGTAAACGCTCTGTTTCATATATTTTCATCATCGTATCTCCATTCTTCAGCTTACAAAACTGTTAAAAGTCACCGTAAAAAGTATTCCCTTACTTTGTTATATTCTCTATGTATCGCAAATTTTCCTGTTATCTTCCTAGACACTTCCCAAACTTTGTCTTTCCCCTTGTCCCCTCTTTCGTTTCTCGTTACAATAAACTTGTAATGACTGCAAGGAGGCCCATTATGAATAAAAAAGCACAAAAAATTATGGTATATATCATGCTTATTTCCATGCTTGTAACAACACTGCTTGCTGGTGCAAGTATGTTTTGGTAAAAAGTGTACATTTACTTTTTTATATTTTATTCTGCTATTGGTGAGCAACAGGACTCTCGCTAATTAAAGTTACACTTTATCTCTATTAATAAAGTGTAACTTTAATCAGTGGGGGTTTTCTTCATCCCCCACTGATTATGAGCCCTCACCAATCGCGCTGCCCTAAAATAGCGGGATAAAAACAAGGCTGTATATTCTCATAGAAAATAACAGCCTTGTTTCATGAAACAAAATAGATATCTACTTGATTACTAACAAAATTGCTACAATACTAAATGAAAACATCATCATAAGAGCCATCACAAAACTTGTATACTGTTTTTGCTGAAATGCTCCAACTACAAATGTTAAATTTAACAATGCCATAAATAGAATAGATACGAAAAAATTGCATATATTAAAAATCGTTAATATAAAAGTAATAATAAATAGAAAACCAATTAAAAATTGCGCGTACGAAATCTTTGACTTCACATACATATAAGCAATTCCTTTCTTCCTACCTTTATATATTTTCATTAACGCATGAACATGCACACATGCTAATCATATAAGGTAAATGTAAAGAACATTTACCTTATATGATTGACTCTCTCTAGCGAATCGCTCCTTTTTCTTTCGCCAGCTGCGAGAAGGATTTCTTCGATTTGACAATCCATACTTTTGTTCCGATTGGAACACGATCAAATAAATACTCCACATCATGTTTCTTCATCCGAATACATCCTTGTGAAATATATTTCCCAATCGAACTCGGTTGATTTGTACCATGAATACCATATTTGCTTCCATCGGTTCCTCTTGCATTAAATCCCATCCACCTTGATCCAAGTGGATTTTTTGGTGATCCTCCTGGAATATTTTTCGCAATATAGTAAGGATTTTTTGCTTTCATCACAATATCAAATGTTCCCTCTGGTGTGAGTTCATTTGTTTTTCCAGTTGCAATAGGAAACATATTTTGAATTTTCCCATCGTTAATATACGCAAGTTTATTGTTCTCTTTATTTACAATAATGAAAGGATCACCAACTCGCGGATTATCACCAAGGGGCCAAATGGGGGAAAGGGAAAAAAGTAATAATAACGAGATAAGAAATGGCATATGCAATTCCTGCCTCCTTATATAAGTTCTTTTATATTATCCTTTCCTTTAAATCGGCTTTTAATGAGTAAATATTGTTCCATTTCATATACGAGTTGAAAAAGTTTCGCACGTATTTCAAATTCCTCACGTGTCTCTGGAAGAGGCATGTCTCGAAACAATTCGCGCATCTCTTGAAGCTGTCTAAGTGATATTAACCCTGTACTTTCAGGACGAATCGAATTCCCAACATTTTCAATCACTTCTGCAATCATTTCCGCTTGTTCGTAAGACCAAGATAATGAAGCGGCAAGCGGCATAATTCTCTCTAAAATTTCAAATTGCTGAAAGCGCATATCGAAATATCGATAATAATAATCATCTTCTCGCATAAATTGATTTTCTAACTTTTTGAACGATACATCCTTCGCTCGTTTCAAGATTTCCTCTGTTTCAATTAATTCTTTTCCCGACCACGTACTCTCTCGATTGCGTAAGTATGCTGCTATCTCAAATAAAATCGTTTTAAAATTCGATTCTACTTGCTCTTGATATTCCTTTAATTTCTTTTCTGCACTCGGCATATACATATTCACTAATAAAGCGACACTAATTCCAATCGTTAACACAGCAACTTCATTTCCAATCGCTGACCAAGTAATATGTTTTAATGAATAGAGGTGCATAACAATAACGGAACTTGTCACAATTCCTTCTTGAATCTTACACATAACTGCTGTTGGAATAAAAGTAAGCAACAATAAACTAATAGCAAGTGGTGTATAACCAATTGTCTCAAAAATACAAAATGAAAATGCCATCGATAATACACATGCTAAAAAACGATGTAACGATACTTGTAATGATTTTCGCTTTGTATTTTGTACACATAAAA
The window above is part of the Bacillus cytotoxicus NVH 391-98 genome. Proteins encoded here:
- a CDS encoding tripeptidase T encodes the protein MINQERLVNEFMELVQVDSETKFEAEICKVLTEKFTALGVEVFEDDTMDATGHGAGNLICTLPATKEDVDTIYFTSHMDTVVPGKGIKPSIKDGYIVSDGTTILGSDDKAGLAAMFEAIRVLKEKNIPHGKIEFIITVGEESGLVGAKALERERITAKYGYALDSDGKVGEIVVAAPTQAKVNAIIRGKTAHAGVAPEKGVSAITIAAKAIAKMPLGRIDSETTANIGRFEGGTQTNIVCDHVQIFAEARSLVEEKMQAQVAKMKEAFETTAQEMGGQAEVEVKVMYPGFKFADGDHVVEVAKRAAEKIGRTPSLHQSGGGSDANVIAGHGIPTVNLAVGYEEIHTTNEKIPVEELTKTAELVVAIIEEVAK
- a CDS encoding DUF3894 domain-containing protein; translation: MYVKSKISYAQFLIGFLFIITFILTIFNICNFFVSILFMALLNLTFVVGAFQQKQYTSFVMALMMMFSFSIVAILLVIK
- the rnz gene encoding ribonuclease Z, with product MEFVFLGTGAGVPSKGRNVSAIALQLLEERGGTWLFDCGEATQHQILHTSVRPRRIEKIFITHLHGDHIFGLPGLLGSRSFQGGTTPLTVYGPKGIEQFIEVALSVSTTHVKYPLEIVEITEEGIVFEDKQFYVETKRLSHGIECFGYRIVEKDIQGPLLVEKLREANVKPGPIFKRLKDGEIVELEDGRVLDGKDFIGPPQKGRIITILGDTRYCDASRILAQDADVLVHEATFAAADQTQAHDYFHSTTEQAARIALEANVKRLILTHISSRYQGDMYKELLREAKAVFAHTEIAMDLKSFPVER
- a CDS encoding DUF3932 family protein, producing the protein MKEVFRLQTDFSSSFDRWVSSFVSNYPTQLKWSTLKELIHEYTSSHTNQTVPEYISSSITYYAQRISTANNTEIIIYTNPTIS
- a CDS encoding aromatic acid exporter family protein: MFKIGYRTVKTAVGTGIAVFVAQLFGLEFYSSAGILVILCVQNTKRKSLQVSLHRFLACVLSMAFSFCIFETIGYTPLAISLLLLTFIPTAVMCKIQEGIVTSSVIVMHLYSLKHITWSAIGNEVAVLTIGISVALLVNMYMPSAEKKLKEYQEQVESNFKTILFEIAAYLRNRESTWSGKELIETEEILKRAKDVSFKKLENQFMREDDYYYRYFDMRFQQFEILERIMPLAASLSWSYEQAEMIAEVIENVGNSIRPESTGLISLRQLQEMRELFRDMPLPETREEFEIRAKLFQLVYEMEQYLLIKSRFKGKDNIKELI
- the prli42 gene encoding stressosome-associated protein Prli42, with the protein product MNKKAQKIMVYIMLISMLVTTLLAGASMFW
- the sdaAB gene encoding L-serine ammonia-lyase, iron-sulfur-dependent subunit beta, with the translated sequence MKYRSVFDIIGPVMIGPSSSHTAGAARMGQVARQLFRQEPERIIISLYGSFAKTYRGHGTDVALIGGILGFETDDVRIPNSLEIAKERGIEIDFIEEEANAPHPNTARIRLYKGEEEIEVVACSIGGGKIEVVELNGFDLQLSGTSPALLIVNNDRFGAIASVASILAKHEINISTMSVSRKEKGRKALMVIETDEALENEVIEEIKEQSNICQVTIMD
- a CDS encoding YhcN/YlaJ family sporulation lipoprotein, translated to MKKLKICSIISLATISLFGCAGNQKDNALDNRDHDNIRNVRYEGNQTDLQRGRNVPNDITNNDTRLHIANKAADRIVELKEIDTANVIVTNRNAYVAVVLRNHVKGELTRELEKRVADQVRAIDPNIRYVFVSSNPDFVNRMRDYAAKIDQGKPVRGLIEEFNETVRRVFPNSR
- the sdaAA gene encoding L-serine ammonia-lyase, iron-sulfur-dependent, subunit alpha; this translates as MFRNAAELVAQAKEQNVKIAEIMIQCEMETRRISREEVIAGMEKNLVVMEQAVERGIRGVKSPTGLTGGDAVKVQEYIKSGKGLSGHTILDAVSKAVATNEVNAAMGIICATPTAGSAGTVPGVLFALKEKLQPTREEMIEFLFTAGAFGMVVANNACISGAAGGCQAEVGSASGMAAAAAVEMAGGTPEQAATAMAIALKNMLGLVCDPVAGLVEVPCVKRNAAGASNAMIAADLSLAGVTSMIPCDEVIEAMFRIGQTMPVALRETAEGGLAATPTGRRLQEAIFGKK
- a CDS encoding L,D-transpeptidase, giving the protein MPFLISLLLLFSLSPIWPLGDNPRVGDPFIIVNKENNKLAYINDGKIQNMFPIATGKTNELTPEGTFDIVMKAKNPYYIAKNIPGGSPKNPLGSRWMGFNARGTDGSKYGIHGTNQPSSIGKYISQGCIRMKKHDVEYLFDRVPIGTKVWIVKSKKSFSQLAKEKGAIR
- a CDS encoding GNAT family N-acetyltransferase, whose protein sequence is MKIYETERLQLREIDESYAKQVLQYYDKNRDFLKAWEEYRPDDFFTLEYQIKRLKKDRKEVAEGKMIRLWIFKKEDDTNIIGCISFNLIVRGVYQSCVLGYKLDKDELNKGYTTEALRKAIEVAFQEARLHRIEAPIMPRNLASIQVVTKLGFQYEGVSRKMLMVNGVWEDHMRWVLLNESK
- a CDS encoding DNA polymerase IV; amino-acid sequence: MREMYPKNGHVILHVDMNCFFASVEIAHDPSLKGKPLAIAGNEKERKGIIVTCSYEAREYGIRTTMQLWEAKKLCPHLIVKQPNFTLYREASFQMFQILSRFTEKIQPVSIDEGYLDITDCYALGTPIEIAKMIQQTLVTELQLPCSIGIAPNLFLAKTASDMQKPLGITVLRKRDIPYMLWPRSVESMHGIGKKTAEKLNEIHIYTIEQLAKGDEHIIRAKLGKHGVDLQKRAKGIDDRKVDPNQIGQHKSVGNSMTFSKDMDEEKELLDMLKKLSKSVSSRLQKRTLVSYNIQIIIKYYDRRTITRSKQLKNAVWEERDIFQAASRLWKQHWNGDSIRLLGVTATELEWKTESVKQLDLFSFEQDAKEEPLLAVIEQINDKYGTPLLQRGSQLLRKQEKSFQQRLENKFL
- a CDS encoding PTS sugar transporter subunit IIC, translating into MEIIKGTVLLLFVLSLFSLFSFKAPNGMKAMGALASAAVASFLVEAFQLYVGGDLLGIDFLKEVGKSSGNLGGVAGATLVALAMGVSPVYAMLVGASVLKFGLLPGFIAGYLISFLVKQIEKRVPEGLDLIACIVIAAPLTRLIAQGMDPIVTATLKQIGGVITSSTNANPIIMGIILGGIITVVATAPLSSMALTALLGLTGLPMAIGALAVTSSSFMNYVFFKRMKFGDKRTTIAVAIEPLTQADLISANPIPVYVTNFIGGAVAGIIISMFELVNNATGTATPIAGLMVMYGFNDPMKVTICFLCIMVSGLISGYIGSLLFKNYPIRTAEQIRGTAGKATDAAA